ctgagggagctgggggggtgcagcctgcagaagaggaggctcagggcagagctcattgctggctgcagctccctgaagggaggctgtagccaggtggggttgagctctgctgccaggcaagcagggacagaacaaagggacacagcctcaagctgtgccagggcaggtctaggctggatgttaggaggaagttgttgtcagagagagtgattggcattggaatgggctgcccagggaggtggtggagtctctgtgcctggaggtgttgaagccaatcctggctggggcacttagtgccatggtctggttggttgggcagggctgggtgctaggttgggctggctgagcttggagcatccagccaggttgattctatgattctatgcattttACAACCCGTAAGacagaaggaggttgcagctagATGAGAGCTGCTTAGTGACAGCTCTTTGTTGTGTAAGATGAAGCTGCTTTAGGTCTCAGTGGAAACTTTGCATTTCCTTGTGCCCTGTAaggtgtttgcttttctttctgggtTTCAGGGACCATGTGTGATGAGCagtgaggagagcagcagcagtgatacAATCAGTAAGGAAGTGCAGGGCTTCCGCTGCGAGTCACAGCCACCTTGTGACAtctgctccttgcagctgctggagagcactgtGTAAGCTGCACCTCCCTGACAGAGCTACCTGGAGACCAGCAAGTGGAATTCTACACCCTCAGAGCAAAGCCTTTCAGCATCACCTGAGAAGAACAGAGGAGAAAAGGTAACACTCACCAAATGCAGTTGCTGGGGCAGTTGAGTATCCTGCATGCTCGTGTGTGCAGCTGCAAGGCTTTTCCATTCACCTTGTGTGGCTGCTCAGTCATTTGAGGTGTTATAAGACCACCTGCAtcaccagagctgggtgcacATCTGTTCTAGGAGCACATCTGTTCTAGGAGCACATGCTTTCAGTTTTAGATAGCTAAGGCTATGCTGAACCTAGACTGGATTTAGGTATCTCTAGGTGCAGTTGTTGCAAAGCTGTCATCTCTAGACCACTGGTGTCAAATGCTTTTGTTCCTCTGACTTGTAATTCAGATGCAAATCCTgcctcttcttctgctttcCATTCATAAATTCAAAGGGGGAGGACATAACTCAAGCTTAGAACAATTCTGGTACtctaggctgaaaaaaaaaagagagactggCTGTGATATGAACAACACACAAGACATCAGCAACTTATCTGTTCCCTGCCTCTTACCTTGAAGTCACATCACTTGAAATTCTGTCTCTGCCCGTTGGAGCAGAAcatacacacaccaaaaaaagagGGATAAACTCCTGCCAGTCATTTAGCCACTGAAGATAGAACTTACTGAAAGCTCTTGTCAGCTCTTGGAAAGAGGAATTATTATCCTCATCTTCTGGTGACCTCTGTGTGAGTGGAAGGGCGAGTGAAATCCTGCCTGCTATCGATAGTGGCTTGGCTTTTTGCTGTGTTTCACATTGGATTGCTCTCTCCCATTTGCTGTCTTGGTCCATTTCTTTCACTCATTTCACttgctttctgtgctgtgtgcttgGCACCCGCACTGCAGGGCTGCAAAAGCTGTGGCTGCTAAGGAGCATCCCTTTTGCAAGTGTGCAGAGGCTGTTTGGGAGGCTGCAATGAGAAGTGTGCTGGACCTGCAAGCCACTCAGCGCAGAGACCCAGGCTTGCAGAGTCAGCACAGCATGGGCACACACTGAAAGCTTCTGCCACTGCCATATTCTTTCCTTCTCAGGGCCTGGGGAAGGAGCCATGAGCTCACCAAGCACACAGCCCCCTGAGGCTGTCATCTCCACTTTCTATGACTACTATGATAACTACTACGATGCTCCAAAGCCCTGCAGTAAGGAAAGCGTCAGGAGGTTCGCAGcctccttcctgcctgctctctacACCCTGGCGTTCCTGCTGGGGCTCCTGGGGAACAGCCTGGTCGTGGTGGTCCTCTTCAAGTACAAGCGGCTGAAGGGCATGACGGACGTCTACCTGCTGAACCTTGCCATCTCAGACCTGCTCTTCGTTCTGTCCTTGCCCTTCTGGTCTTACTTCAGCCTAGACCAGTGGGTTTTTGGAACTCCCTGGTGTAAGATCATTTCGTGGCTCTACCTGGTGGGGTTCTACAGTGGCATCTTCTTCATCATGCTGATGAGCATAGACAGATACCTGGCCATCGTGCGGGCAGTGTTCTCCCTGAAAGCAAGGACTGCCTTCCACGGCCTCATCACCAGCCTGGTGGTGTGGCTGGTGGCTCtctcagcctcagctccagAGCTTGTGTTCAGAGAAGCTTTTCCTGAACAGAACTACACCACCTGCAAGCAGATCTATCCAGGCAATTTCACAACGTGGAAACTCCTCTCCACGTTGGAAATCAACATCTTGGGGCTTCTCATCCCTTCCATAGTGATGATATTTTGCTACTCTATGATCATTAAAACATTAGTTCACTGTCGAAATGAGAAAAAGAAtaaggctgtgaggatgatctTTGCTGTCATGGTTGTGTTCTTCTTCTTTTGGACTCCTTACAACATTGTTCTTTTCCTACAACTGCTGGAGACGTTGGGAGTCCTTAGGGACTGCCAAACCAGCAGGAATCTGGACTATGCTTTCCAGGTAACAGAAATCCTGGGCCTTTTCCACTGTTGCCTCAACCCAGTCATCTACTTCTTCATGGGGGAAAAGTTTAAGAAGTACCTGAAGATGCTTTTCAAGAACTGGAGGCTACCTGGAGAAGCCTGCAAGCGCTGCGGTGCTCACATCACTTACCACACCGAATCTACCAGCTCCTTCCACACACAGTCCACAGGGGACCAAGACGCCCTGTAAGGCCTTTCAGACCAGCCATGAACTTGCCAGCAAGCAAACTGACAACAGCAGGACCTTTGGAAAGCTAAGCCCATGCATTTAACAATAAGCTACTGCCAGGTAATTACTTCAGcttccatcatagaatcagccaggctggaagagagctccaagctcagccagtccaacctagcacccagccctgcccaaccaaccagaccatggcactaagtgccccagccaggcttggcttcaacacctccagccacagccactccaccacctccctgggccgcccattccaatgccaatcactctctctgacaacaacttcctcctaacatccagcctagacctgccctggcacagcttgaggctgtgtccctttgttctgtccctgcttgcctggcagcagagcccaaccccacctggctacagcctcccttcagagagctgcaggcagcaatgagctctgccctcctctgctgcaggctgcacacccccagctccctcagcctctcctcacagggctgtgctccaggcccctccccagccttgctgcccttctctgggcacctttcagcacctcaacatctctcttgaactgaggagcccagaactggacacggcactcaaggtgtggcctggccagggctgagcacaggggaagattTCTGCCTCTAGAATTTCTGAGCAGCACGACAGAAGGTGTGCTGGGTGTGAAAGGTGGGAGCTGGACATGCAGCTTTTCTGCTGAGACTACAAATCACTGCTCAGAGCCAAGAGGAGCTCCCCACAAAGCACTGCGCCGTGCTGCTTCCTTCTCACCAGCATCGAGACAGAGGTcggcctgcagggagggggcagaggagagatgctggaaagcagtcttCTGTTCCAGAAGGACAACTCCTACCTGAGGTTTTCATTCTGCTCTTGATCTGTGTAGAACTTCTCTGCTCTGACTCTCAGCATGCTATTTAAAGTACCTTCCACTGCCAAGTGTTTCATCTCAAGGCCAGgacacagcctctgccactAAGGAAAAAGGACACAAAATACATTGTTTGTGTGCACAAAGACACAAAGCAAATGCATTacaccctgctgcaggcacgTTTTCTCTCACATATCCGAGCTGTCCCCTATGCCTGTGGGCAGGTGTGTGTAGGTAGAAGCTGCCTGAATTACTCCCATGGTGTAACTCAGGAGAgcaattctgtattttaattgtCAGAGGAAAATGTTCAAAGTATTTTTGAATAAAACTGTTTTtaaccccccccctccccccagtttTCCAGCATGTGTGAATGCACTTGAGGCATCTTGGTTAAATGTGTGTTTTAAGTGGATGAACCTTTGCTCCAAAACTGCTTAATGCCAAGGCTCAGTTTTCATTCACTGGAGATGCATCTGCCAAAACCAAAGAAAGTAAAACCAGAGGTGGTGTAGGAAGAATGTGTCACAGCTTAGAAACCACACAAAGATCCCTAAGGAGCTGATAACAGCAAGACACAGAGAGTGTGATGCCCCAGTTGCTGCTGACATACCTACATGATAGTAATCAGAGGTCTAGATCAGGAAAGAAACTCACACATCAAATGTTTAGATTTGGGCACAAAAATAGTTTATAAGGCTGAAAAAAATACCCCacaccaatcaaccaaaccagtGGCAAAGAAAGAGCTAAAAAATATGGAGCAGAAGATATTTCTGGTGTGCTGTTTTGCTGGGTGACAACCATTCAGCAGGAAGCTTCTCCTTTTCTAGGCTGTCAATACCAAagtggctgctcagcacccaggcaTGGCTCCAAAAAGCAGGCAGAGCAttaaaaatggaaaggaaagggctggagaagaagTCAAGAAATATTTTAGTGTCATTCATCATCCTAAACACAGAAGTGTGAGAGTGGAAGCTCACCTCCATCACACCTGGCTTGTGATACAAGGCTGGCAAGAGGCAGTGGCACACTTAAATACTCCTGCACACCAATACCCAGAGTTAGCTCTGGGAATGCATTGATGCAGTAATGGAAGGGGCTGTGGAAGACATTCCCTGCAGTAAGTGTCTTACTTCCccggggttggttagcctggcaaagagaaggctcaggggtgacctcactgctgtctacaactacctggagggaggttcaCTTTTTAAGCAACAGGATCAGGAATCCAGGCCCTGGGTTTAGGGCTCATGAAACATAgagtgcctcctcttctgtcaCCTGGAATAAACCCTCCTCCTCCATGCACCAAGCTACCAATGCCACTCCTCTTTTGAGAGAGGGCTTTGAAAGGTGCTGATGAGAAAGGCCAAGGCAACACTATTAAGGTGGACCAAAGACAAAGCTGAAATTGTCAAAATGTCAGTTGCCCAAAGGTATCATTTTAGCTGAATAAGAGTTTCTAAGCAATGACTGATGGTGCACACAGAGCTACTGAGGTGTGAAAGAGAATGCAGAGACCTTTGAGTGAAGCAAAGCTGACTCATTCTTAACCCTGCCCTCGTACATCAGAGTTCCTCGGAAGGCCAGCCTCCCCCCAGCTGGGTAGAAAGGTAGGGGAGTATATTAAATACAAACCAGGATGAAAAGGTAAAACAACaattgggttggtttggtttcagAGTCTTTGTCTGCCACAGTCACTCCCTAAACAAAGATGAATTGCACTTATGCTTTGGAAGTGGCTTCATCCTGCTTGATCGCACAGAagaagcatcatagaatggtttaggttggaagggagctcaaagctcagtcagttccaacctcctgccataggcaaggacacctcccactagaacaggtcgctcaaggcctcatccaacctggccttgaacacccccagggaggttgtggagcacagaatcacccaatgtgatctttgatcacattgggtgcttctgtgctccacaacctccctgggaaacctgtgccagtgtctcaccaccctcactgcaatgaaccctttcctaacatccagtttcaatctcccctctgtcagttcaaacccattcctcatcctgtcattacaagaccctgccaatagtccctccccagccctcctgtagcccccttcagatactggaaggccacttcaaagtcttctcgaagccttctcttctccaggctgcagagccccaactctctcagcctgtcctcatagcagagctgctacagtcctctgagcatcttcaaggcctcctctagacttgctctaacagtttcatgtcctgcttgtgttgggggctccagaactggtaGCCCCTTCTCAGTCTGCTCCTCTCAGCCTGAGAGGCAGTAAGGAATTGCCAGGACTGTCCCTGTCTGGATCCAGGTTCTGTAAGGAGAACCACAGATTCATTTGAAGGTCACCTGGAGGTAAGTGGATGCAGACGGGCAGCAAATGTCAGCACCCAACAGGGGATGGGGTTTAAAGGTGCTGTCAGTCTTAAAACACCAGAGAGGAGAGACTCCTCTTTGCAGGTAACCAGAACACAACCCAATGCTTCACCCTCTGTGCAAAGCCAGCCCAAATGCACGACTGGCCAATCCATCACACTCCTTTACTTCTCGTGCTGTGTGCTTGGGTTAGGGTTTTAATTTCAAGTCACCTTGGAAGGGTTGAAGCTGCTTTGGGTTGCAGTTTCTGGTTTCCAAGCACCAGCATGCATTTAGcatctggagctcagccactgCACACTGCAAGCTTTTTGTGATTTCAGCTGCTGCAAAAGGCTGTATTAAAATCCCAAGGAGACATCTGTTTCCTTGCTTTTGCATTTAGCAACTACAGCAAGCAATCTAGACTCTCATCTGCAAGAATCTGATCTGTTTCCACAGACAGGAAACCCTCACAAAAGGTACTCTCAGTGCTGTTAGCAACCTGTTGTAAGACAACAAAGACTTGAATGAACATTGCCATGACCAGATCCACTCTTCTGTGCAAAAGTGGCCAGTGGGATTTAATCAGCGTCTCCTGAGAAGCATCAAGCAGTCACGctcaggaagggacttttgcaGCTGGAACAACTGTGCAGGGTGGACAACCCTGCACAACAAGCATTTttgtcacaacaaccccaagcagcactacaggctggggccagagtggctgagagcagccaggcagagagggccctgagggtgctgtgagagaggagctgaagtggagccagcagtgtgtccaggtgggcagcagagccaatggcatcctgggctggctcaggagcagtgtgggcagcaggacaagggaggtgcttctgcccctgtgctcagcactgctcaggccaccccttgagtgctgtgtccagttctgggctcctccactgcagagagatgttgaggtgctggaaggtgtccacaggagggcgccaaagctggggagggtcctggagcagagccctgtgaggagaggctgagggagctgggggtgtgcagcctgcagaatcatagaatcatagaatccagcaggttggaatagacctccaagctcagccagtccaacctagcacccagccctggccaaccaaccagaccatggcactaagtgccccagccaggcttggcttcaacacctccagccacagccactccaccacctccctgggcagcccattccaatgccaatcactctctctgccaacaacttcctcctcacatccagtctagacctgccctggcacagcttcagactctgtcacCTTGCTCtactggtggttgcctggcagcagagcccaaccccacctggctacagcctcccttcaggtagttgcagacagcaatgaggtcacgcctgagcctcctctgctgcaggctgcacctccccagctccctcagcctctcctcatagggtttgtgttccagacccctccccagtttcatcgccctcctgtggacaccttccagcacctcaacatctctctgcaattcaggagcccagaactggacacagcactccaggggtggcctgagcagtgctgagcacaggggcacaagaacctcccttgtcctgctgcccacactgctcctgagccagtccaggatgccattggctctgctgcccacctgggcactgctgcctcatcttcagctcctctctcccagcacccccagctccctctctgcctggctgctctcagccactctggccccagcctgcagtgctgcttggggttgttgtggccaaagtgcagaaccctgcacttggccttgttcaatctcatcccactggcctctgcccacccatccagcctggccaggtccctctgcagggctctcctaccctccaacagaccaacacctgctcctagcttggtgccatctgcgaCATAGAAACTAAGACTCTGCTGCCTGTTGTCACACAAAGCACTTTGCAGGTGGAAAGTGTGACAACAGACATAAATCTCTGTAGTCATTgttaaggttttttttccccttgtgtcAAGACATCAAGAACTACACAAACCTTTTTACTTACAACCCCAAAAAAGTTTCATCTCCTTCCACAGAAGATGAAAGCAGCTTCCTAATGCATCAGTCTAGCAAAAGCCTTTGTCTGTGAGAAACTTCTTCTGGCTGGTTTCTCAGTCAATGGGTAGTTGTTGCCCTGCATCACGAAGGTTTGCAGACAAaacccctgcctgcctgattTACTTCGCCCCCTGCCATTTGTCCTGGCCAGGGGGTTTCACCAATTTGCATGACCACACTAAAAGAGGTACCAGGAGGAAAAGTGAGCACTTCATAAGAACAGGAACATTCCTTCCAAGTTAAAGCAGCATCACGTTTTTGCAGCAAACAGCCCAGTAAGAAGTGAGCAATGCCCCAAATCAAAACACACCTCAGAGCACAGCCCAAGGCTGTTGAAAGAGAGCTGATGCCTGGAAATaacctcagctgctgcacaccAGTGTGCAGTGCAGAGTGGCAGCTTCAGACTAGGGGGCTGCTTTATTCCAaactgaagcacagaatgggctggaagggacctccaaagctcatccagtccaacccccatcctgcactcagcagggacatcctccactagatcagtttgcccacagccctgtcaagcctcaccttgagtatctccagggatggggcctcaaccacctccctaggcaacctgttctgatacttcaccaccctcatgggtaaagagcttgttcctaaaTGCTCAtggtgagcaagctgctgaatTAGAAAAGTTGAGTCTTTTCTGCAGGAAAGAGTTTAAAAGCTGTTTTGGCTACTACTAAACACCAACTGCCTaggcaggagaaagcagaaagctttgGCTACTACTAAACACCAACTGCCTaggcaggagaaagcagaaagctttgGCTACTACTAAACACCAACTGCCTaggcaggagaaagcagaaagctttgGCTACTACTAAACACCAACTGCCTaggcaggagaaagcagaaagctttgGCTACTACTAAACACCAA
This genomic window from Pogoniulus pusillus isolate bPogPus1 chromosome 32, bPogPus1.pri, whole genome shotgun sequence contains:
- the CCR4 gene encoding C-C chemokine receptor type 4; this encodes MSSPSTQPPEAVISTFYDYYDNYYDAPKPCSKESVRRFAASFLPALYTLAFLLGLLGNSLVVVVLFKYKRLKGMTDVYLLNLAISDLLFVLSLPFWSYFSLDQWVFGTPWCKIISWLYLVGFYSGIFFIMLMSIDRYLAIVRAVFSLKARTAFHGLITSLVVWLVALSASAPELVFREAFPEQNYTTCKQIYPGNFTTWKLLSTLEINILGLLIPSIVMIFCYSMIIKTLVHCRNEKKNKAVRMIFAVMVVFFFFWTPYNIVLFLQLLETLGVLRDCQTSRNLDYAFQVTEILGLFHCCLNPVIYFFMGEKFKKYLKMLFKNWRLPGEACKRCGAHITYHTESTSSFHTQSTGDQDAL